The Candidatus Anoxymicrobium japonicum genome window below encodes:
- the ilvE gene encoding branched-chain-amino-acid transaminase: MGLQIFIDGELVPEEDAKVSVFDHGLLYGDGVFEGIRVYDRNVFMLDAHLKRLYNGAKVIRLDIPMALSELKAKVCETVKANGITDGYVRLVITRGKGDLGLSPSKCANPSVIIIASTIKIYPDEVYQRGLKLVTVSTRRNNPDSLSPQIKSLNYLNHILAHIEVQHAGADEGLVLNDSGYVTECVVDNFFVVLDGEVITPPTNDGALNGITRMAVFQICGEAGVPIREEHLSLVECYTADECFLTGTAAEIAPVTHIDGRPIADGKPGPLTVKLMREFKEFTKDHGTLAD, translated from the coding sequence ATGGGGCTTCAAATTTTTATTGATGGTGAGCTTGTTCCTGAAGAGGACGCGAAAGTGTCCGTCTTTGACCACGGTCTGCTGTACGGCGACGGCGTGTTTGAAGGCATACGAGTTTATGACCGCAACGTCTTCATGCTCGACGCGCACCTCAAACGCCTGTACAACGGCGCGAAGGTGATACGGCTCGACATCCCGATGGCGCTCTCGGAACTCAAAGCGAAGGTCTGCGAGACCGTCAAGGCCAACGGCATAACAGACGGCTACGTGAGGCTGGTGATCACGCGCGGCAAGGGCGACCTGGGATTGAGTCCTTCCAAATGCGCTAATCCGAGCGTCATTATCATCGCGTCGACCATCAAGATATATCCCGACGAGGTGTATCAGCGCGGGCTCAAGCTGGTTACGGTCTCGACCCGCCGCAACAACCCGGATTCGCTGAGCCCGCAGATCAAGTCGCTCAACTACCTGAACCACATACTCGCACACATCGAGGTGCAGCACGCGGGCGCGGACGAGGGCCTGGTGTTGAACGACAGCGGTTACGTCACCGAGTGCGTGGTGGACAACTTTTTCGTCGTGCTGGATGGGGAAGTCATTACGCCTCCGACCAACGATGGCGCGCTCAACGGAATCACAAGGATGGCGGTGTTCCAGATATGCGGGGAGGCAGGGGTTCCGATCCGCGAAGAACATCTATCGCTCGTGGAGTGTTATACCGCGGATGAGTGTTTCCTGACCGGGACGGCGGCCGAGATCGCGCCGGTGACCCATATTGACGGCAGGCCGATCGCGGACGGGAAGCCGGGGCCTTTGACGGTAAAACTGATGCGCGAGTTCAAGGAGTTCACGAAAGATCACGGCACCTTAGCCGATTAA